Proteins from a genomic interval of Diaphorobacter sp. HDW4A:
- a CDS encoding Lrp/AsnC family transcriptional regulator translates to MELNNTIDAIDRQLLDWLQKDASVSNQMLAERVHVSPPTCLRRVRRLHELGLIEKQVALLQPDRLAELQGHGLTAIVEITLDQQGAEFLSAFEARAICDEQVQQCWRVSPGPDFILVVHVHDMPTYHALAQRLFTHDANVRNVKAFFATHRAKFDTRVPIRLE, encoded by the coding sequence ATGGAATTAAATAACACCATTGACGCCATTGATAGGCAGTTGCTCGATTGGCTGCAGAAAGACGCGTCCGTCAGCAATCAAATGCTGGCTGAGCGCGTCCATGTTTCGCCACCCACCTGCCTGCGTCGCGTGCGTCGCTTGCACGAGCTGGGACTGATCGAGAAACAGGTGGCGCTGCTGCAGCCCGACCGGCTTGCCGAGCTGCAAGGACACGGACTCACCGCCATCGTCGAGATCACGCTGGACCAGCAGGGCGCGGAGTTCCTGAGCGCATTCGAGGCGCGTGCAATCTGCGACGAGCAGGTGCAGCAATGCTGGCGCGTGTCGCCCGGGCCGGACTTCATTCTGGTGGTCCACGTACACGACATGCCCACCTACCACGCGCTCGCTCAGCGGCTTTTCACGCACGACGCCAACGTGCGCAACGTCAAGGCCTTCTTCGCCACGCACCGCGCCAAGTTCGACACCCGCGTACCGATCCGGCTTGAATAG
- a CDS encoding DnaJ C-terminal domain-containing protein — MEFKDYYKILGVDKNASADEIKKAYRKLARKYHPDVSKEADASARMAEVNEANTVLSDPEKRAAYDNLGKESAYRQGQDFRAPPNWDAGYEFTGSHDGDGMDNAAFSDFFEQMFGRTARAQRGGGNGSGSAGASQFRGGPPPSQRGEDHHAKIELGLQDSYTGAERMLTLRGAKLDDSGHLVNEERQLQVTIPKGVREGQLIRLPGQGSPGYGGAPNGDLFLEVQFKPDARWRAQDRDVYQLVNIAPWEAELGGPIEVTTPSGSTVEVNVPAHSKPGRKLRLKERGLPSATPGDLYLELHVVLPQASTDDQRAAYSQLAKAFPQFNPRSGQ, encoded by the coding sequence ATGGAATTCAAGGACTACTACAAGATCCTCGGCGTCGACAAGAACGCCTCCGCGGACGAGATCAAGAAAGCCTACCGAAAGCTCGCCCGCAAATACCACCCGGACGTCAGCAAGGAAGCTGACGCCTCGGCGCGCATGGCCGAAGTCAACGAGGCCAACACCGTGCTGTCCGATCCCGAAAAGCGCGCTGCCTACGACAACCTCGGCAAGGAAAGCGCCTACCGCCAAGGACAGGATTTCCGCGCGCCACCAAACTGGGACGCAGGTTACGAATTCACTGGTTCGCACGACGGCGACGGCATGGACAACGCCGCCTTCAGCGACTTCTTCGAACAGATGTTCGGTCGCACCGCACGCGCCCAACGAGGCGGTGGTAATGGCAGCGGAAGCGCGGGTGCCTCTCAGTTTCGAGGCGGTCCGCCGCCATCGCAGCGCGGCGAAGACCACCACGCCAAGATCGAACTCGGTCTGCAGGACTCCTACACCGGTGCGGAACGCATGCTCACGCTGCGCGGGGCCAAGCTCGACGACAGCGGCCACTTGGTCAATGAAGAGCGTCAACTGCAGGTCACCATCCCCAAGGGCGTGCGCGAAGGCCAACTGATCCGCCTGCCCGGTCAAGGCAGCCCCGGCTATGGCGGAGCCCCGAACGGCGACCTGTTCCTGGAAGTGCAGTTCAAGCCCGACGCACGCTGGCGCGCTCAGGATCGCGACGTCTACCAATTGGTCAACATCGCCCCCTGGGAAGCCGAACTCGGCGGCCCCATCGAGGTGACGACACCCAGCGGCAGCACGGTCGAGGTCAACGTCCCCGCCCACTCCAAACCCGGCCGCAAGCTGCGCCTGAAAGAACGCGGCCTGCCCTCGGCCACGCCCGGTGACCTGTACCTGGAACTGCATGTTGTACTGCCGCAAGCCAGCACCGATGACCAGCGCGCCGCCTACAGCCAGTTGGCCAAGGCCTTCCCGCAGTTCAACCCACGCAGCGGCCAGTGA
- the glmS gene encoding glutamine--fructose-6-phosphate transaminase (isomerizing): MCGIVGAVSHRNIVPILVQGLQRLEYRGYDSCGVAVHEASMGNEPTGGLHRARSTARVAELQAQVDAEHLQGATGIAHTRWATHGAPAVHNAHPHFSHGPNAAPADTERAGRVALVHNGIIENYVELRKMLQARGYVFSSQTDTEVIAHLVDSLYDGDLFDAVKATVAQLHGAFAIAVMHKDEPHRVVGARAGSPLVLGAGQGENFLASDAMALAGVTDQIVYLKEGDLVDLQPGRYWIVDHNGQRMTDAERPVRTVHAHSGAAELGPYRHYMQKEIFEQPRAIADTLEGVQGIVPELFDGLDADGSTRTAAWRVFKEIDSVLILACGTSYYSGCSAKYWVEAIAKIPCNVEVASEYRYRTSVPNPKTLVVTISQSGETADTLAALRHAQSLGMMHTLTVCNVATSAMVRECELSYITRAGIEIGVASTKAFTTQLAGLFLLTLALAQAKGRLSEEQEAKYLTSMRHLPVALQSVLALEPQVISWAEDFAKMENALFLGRGIHYPIALEGALKLKEISYIHAEAYPAGELKHGPLALVTSSMPVVTVAPHDELLEKLKSNMQEVRARGGVLYVLADGDSQIESEEGIHVIRMPEHYGALSPILHVVPLQLLAYHTAVARGTDVDKPRNLAKSVTVE; the protein is encoded by the coding sequence ATGTGCGGCATCGTCGGCGCGGTTTCTCACCGCAATATCGTTCCCATCCTCGTTCAGGGCCTGCAGCGCCTTGAATATCGCGGTTATGACTCCTGCGGCGTTGCCGTGCACGAGGCCAGCATGGGCAATGAGCCCACGGGCGGGCTGCATCGCGCCCGCAGCACGGCGCGCGTCGCCGAATTGCAGGCACAGGTGGATGCCGAACATCTGCAAGGTGCCACCGGCATCGCCCATACCCGCTGGGCGACGCACGGCGCCCCGGCGGTGCACAACGCCCATCCGCATTTCAGCCACGGCCCCAATGCGGCGCCCGCAGATACTGAACGCGCGGGTCGCGTGGCGCTGGTGCACAACGGCATCATCGAAAATTATGTTGAACTGCGCAAGATGCTGCAGGCGCGCGGCTATGTGTTCTCCAGCCAGACCGATACGGAAGTCATCGCGCATCTGGTCGACAGCCTGTATGACGGCGACCTGTTCGACGCGGTGAAGGCGACCGTCGCGCAACTACATGGCGCGTTTGCCATTGCCGTCATGCACAAGGATGAGCCGCATCGCGTGGTCGGCGCGCGGGCAGGCTCGCCTCTGGTGCTGGGCGCGGGTCAAGGCGAGAACTTTCTCGCGAGCGACGCCATGGCGCTGGCAGGTGTGACCGATCAGATCGTCTATCTGAAGGAAGGCGATCTGGTGGATCTGCAACCCGGCCGTTACTGGATTGTTGATCACAACGGCCAGCGCATGACCGATGCGGAGCGCCCGGTGCGCACGGTGCATGCCCACAGCGGAGCGGCGGAACTCGGCCCGTATCGCCATTACATGCAAAAGGAGATCTTCGAGCAGCCGCGCGCGATTGCTGACACACTGGAAGGTGTGCAAGGCATCGTGCCCGAACTCTTCGACGGCCTCGATGCTGACGGCAGCACCCGCACCGCCGCGTGGCGTGTATTCAAGGAAATTGACTCCGTTCTGATCCTCGCCTGCGGCACCAGTTACTACAGTGGCTGCTCCGCCAAATACTGGGTCGAAGCCATCGCCAAGATTCCGTGCAACGTCGAAGTCGCGAGCGAATACCGTTACCGCACCAGCGTGCCCAATCCGAAGACGCTGGTTGTCACCATCAGCCAGTCGGGCGAAACTGCAGATACGCTGGCCGCGTTACGTCATGCGCAGAGTCTGGGCATGATGCACACGCTCACTGTTTGCAATGTCGCCACCAGCGCGATGGTGCGAGAGTGCGAACTCTCCTACATCACGCGCGCGGGCATCGAGATCGGAGTGGCTTCCACAAAGGCCTTCACCACCCAACTGGCCGGTCTTTTCCTGTTGACGCTCGCGCTCGCGCAGGCCAAGGGCCGCTTGAGCGAAGAGCAGGAAGCCAAGTACCTCACGTCGATGCGTCATCTGCCGGTTGCCCTGCAGTCAGTGCTCGCACTCGAGCCGCAAGTCATCAGTTGGGCCGAAGACTTTGCGAAGATGGAAAACGCCTTGTTTCTCGGCCGCGGTATCCACTATCCAATAGCTCTGGAAGGCGCGCTCAAGCTCAAGGAAATCAGCTACATCCACGCCGAGGCGTATCCCGCTGGCGAACTCAAGCACGGCCCGCTCGCCCTGGTCACCAGCAGCATGCCTGTGGTCACGGTGGCGCCACATGACGAGTTGCTCGAAAAGCTCAAGAGCAATATGCAGGAAGTTCGTGCGCGGGGCGGTGTGCTCTATGTTCTGGCAGACGGTGACTCGCAGATCGAAAGCGAAGAGGGCATCCACGTCATTCGCATGCCCGAGCACTATGGCGCTTTAAGTCCCATCCTGCACGTGGTGCCACTGCAACTGCTGGCCTATCACACGGCAGTAGCGCGCGGTACCGATGTGGACAAGCCACGCAACCTGGCCAAATCCGTGACGGTGGAGTGA